From the Desulfosarcina sp. BuS5 genome, one window contains:
- the amrA gene encoding AmmeMemoRadiSam system protein A, giving the protein MHIKTPLGLIKLHADAKRLLKQPELFRTIIASDRAEHSIEVILPFLQFYLKNFTIIPIVTGPCDIDKLTQAVEKLLDEKTLVIASSDFSHYLPYEEAVKRDKDTIDKILALDYEKLLKKDNSACGKIPVTVLIKMALHHNWQPVLLHYSNSGDTAGGRSRVVGYAAIAFYGESLMKNISSELNEKHGRILLDLARQTIMKKLGIKVDKNRADQLAAALRDSQFKIHRGTFVTLNIDGGLRGCIGNISDSDSVKDGVRKNAVNAAFHDPRFPALLKDELKKIEIEISILSEPKPVEYKNGADLIKKLKVNVDGVILRKGPAGATFLPQVWKQLPKPEEFLAHLCMKAGLPADAWKNSGLEVLVYQVQYFEE; this is encoded by the coding sequence ATGCATATAAAAACCCCTCTTGGCCTGATAAAACTGCATGCAGACGCGAAAAGACTTCTTAAACAACCGGAACTATTCAGGACGATTATAGCTTCGGACAGAGCTGAGCATTCTATTGAGGTTATCCTTCCGTTTTTGCAATTTTATCTGAAAAATTTTACAATCATACCGATTGTAACAGGTCCCTGTGATATCGATAAATTAACGCAGGCTGTTGAAAAGCTCCTTGATGAAAAGACCCTGGTTATTGCCAGTTCGGATTTTTCCCATTATCTCCCATATGAGGAGGCTGTTAAAAGGGATAAGGATACTATCGATAAGATATTAGCGCTTGATTATGAAAAACTGTTAAAAAAAGATAATTCCGCGTGCGGCAAAATACCGGTTACGGTCCTGATAAAAATGGCGCTGCATCATAACTGGCAGCCTGTTTTGCTGCATTATTCAAACAGCGGCGACACTGCCGGCGGCCGCTCCAGAGTAGTCGGATATGCCGCTATAGCCTTTTATGGAGAATCTCTTATGAAAAACATATCCAGTGAATTAAATGAAAAACATGGCCGGATCCTGTTAGATCTTGCCAGGCAGACCATAATGAAAAAACTCGGTATCAAGGTCGACAAAAACAGAGCCGATCAGCTTGCTGCAGCTTTAAGGGATAGTCAATTCAAAATACACAGGGGAACTTTTGTCACACTGAATATTGACGGCGGATTGAGAGGATGTATAGGCAATATTTCCGATTCGGATTCCGTGAAAGACGGAGTACGTAAAAATGCAGTCAACGCTGCATTCCACGATCCGCGTTTTCCTGCCCTGCTGAAAGACGAGCTGAAAAAAATTGAAATTGAAATAAGCATCCTTTCAGAACCAAAGCCTGTAGAATACAAAAACGGCGCTGATCTGATAAAAAAACTTAAAGTAAATGTGGATGGTGTAATTCTCCGCAAAGGGCCGGCCGGCGCAACTTTTCTGCCCCAGGTCTGGAAACAGCTGCCAAAACCGGAGGAGTTTCTGGCCCACCTGTGCATGAAGGCCGGTCTTCCTGCCGATGCCTGGAAAAATAGCGGTCTGGAGGTTCTTGTTTACCAGGTCCAGTACTTTGAAGAATGA
- the amrB gene encoding AmmeMemoRadiSam system protein B: MRCLVKNLIFAVLLTLMPVFYIYAGDKLTVSSATLRTRSTYRRLSSSSNVLDRFRSRSTYQGRSSRLRFSTLNEKKPPFSFSACDSRGSTAGDAQAGGIRKPAYAGSFYPADQAELSRLLERLTQEAKKNHIRLPAGKPFKALILPHAGYIYSGLTAAHASQALSGKNFTKIILLGPDHRIGFSNCAVGDADAYKNPSWPDKTACRREKTS, encoded by the coding sequence ATGAGATGCCTGGTCAAAAATTTAATATTTGCGGTGCTTCTCACATTAATGCCGGTGTTTTATATATATGCCGGTGATAAGTTGACCGTGAGCTCCGCTACGCTACGCACACGGTCAACTTATCGCCGGCTGTCGAGTTCCTCGAACGTCCTTGACAGGTTCCGCTCACGCTCCACCTATCAAGGGCGTTCGAGCCGACTGCGATTCTCGACACTGAATGAAAAAAAACCGCCTTTTTCATTCAGTGCCTGCGATTCTCGCGGCTCAACAGCCGGCGATGCACAGGCCGGCGGTATCCGAAAGCCAGCCTATGCAGGAAGTTTTTATCCGGCCGATCAGGCTGAATTAAGTCGATTATTAGAGCGGCTTACTCAAGAGGCGAAAAAAAACCATATCCGTCTTCCCGCAGGCAAACCTTTTAAGGCTCTCATCCTCCCCCATGCAGGTTATATATACTCAGGATTAACCGCCGCCCATGCTTCGCAGGCCCTTTCCGGCAAAAACTTTACAAAGATCATTCTGCTGGGGCCGGATCACAGAATCGGCTTTTCAAATTGCGCAGTTGGAGATGCCGATGCATATAAAAACCCCTCTTGGCCTGATAAAACTGCATGCAGACGCGAAAAGACTTCTTAA
- a CDS encoding CDP-archaeol synthase → MPAFKILILLLLINGAPPVIAFFFPGIAGRPVDCGFRFLDGYPFLGKHKTVAGFLAGILAGCIFGFVMGFPLIIGFLVGLLSMTGDSFTSFIKRRLNIDSGIDTFLLDQFFEGLFPILLFHRFYYFSWNKTLVLLFLFIITAWIGSKFFMKIFPSNKIKPDKTKLDCTVRSRARFREWRACHTALSPFARMLNFESVIYYRWFMKGLFKCAGIYEQGKKNAVQVRLKSMELPFPELPESFDKYRILFISDLHLDGLEGLSERLIEKVSEIKADVCLLGGDYRMEMYGPFDDVNCKICELIKHIDAPDGVFGVLGNHDCLEIAPELEDSGICMLINDSIALKRGGDALSLIGVDDPHYYKCHDLEKAFREVPAGAFTVLVAHSPEIIKDTHGKKIDLCLCGHTHGGQIRLPYIGALFTHCNLPRRFASGLWKHESITGYTSNGAGASGVPVRFNCPPEVVLVTLMRSYTSP, encoded by the coding sequence ATGCCAGCTTTTAAAATATTGATTCTGCTTTTGCTGATAAACGGAGCTCCCCCTGTTATTGCCTTCTTTTTCCCCGGAATTGCCGGGCGGCCTGTGGATTGCGGGTTCAGGTTCTTGGACGGCTATCCTTTTTTGGGAAAACATAAAACCGTGGCAGGGTTTCTGGCCGGAATACTGGCCGGCTGCATATTCGGTTTTGTTATGGGCTTTCCGCTTATAATCGGTTTCCTGGTCGGGCTGCTCTCCATGACCGGGGACAGTTTTACGAGTTTTATAAAAAGGCGTTTGAATATTGACTCGGGAATTGATACTTTTCTGCTTGATCAATTTTTTGAGGGGCTTTTTCCTATCTTGCTTTTCCATCGGTTCTATTATTTTTCATGGAATAAAACCCTGGTTCTCCTGTTTTTATTTATTATTACGGCCTGGATCGGTTCCAAATTTTTTATGAAAATATTTCCGTCCAATAAAATCAAACCTGATAAAACCAAACTTGACTGCACAGTCCGTTCCAGGGCACGTTTTCGCGAATGGCGCGCATGCCACACAGCTTTGTCGCCTTTTGCGCGCATGCTGAATTTTGAAAGTGTAATATATTACCGCTGGTTTATGAAGGGCCTTTTTAAATGTGCGGGTATATATGAGCAGGGGAAAAAAAATGCTGTTCAGGTGCGCCTAAAATCCATGGAGTTACCATTTCCTGAACTGCCTGAGTCATTCGATAAATATCGGATCCTTTTTATAAGCGATTTGCATCTGGACGGTCTTGAAGGTCTATCTGAACGGTTGATAGAAAAAGTGTCGGAAATAAAAGCGGATGTATGTCTCCTGGGGGGTGACTACCGGATGGAGATGTACGGTCCTTTTGATGATGTAAACTGTAAAATCTGCGAGTTGATAAAACATATTGACGCTCCGGACGGAGTATTCGGGGTGCTGGGCAATCATGACTGTCTTGAAATAGCTCCTGAACTCGAGGATTCAGGAATTTGTATGCTGATTAATGATTCGATTGCATTGAAACGGGGCGGAGACGCGTTAAGCCTTATCGGGGTGGATGACCCGCATTACTATAAATGCCACGATCTGGAAAAGGCTTTCAGGGAAGTGCCTGCCGGGGCATTCACTGTTCTGGTGGCACATTCGCCGGAAATTATAAAAGATACCCATGGAAAAAAGATTGATCTGTGCCTGTGCGGGCATACCCACGGGGGGCAGATACGCTTGCCGTATATCGGCGCTCTTTTCACCCATTGCAATCTACCGCGAAGGTTTGCGTCCGGTTTGTGGAAGCATGAATCAATTACAGGTTATACATCAAACGGCGCCGGCGCTTCAGGAGTGCCGGTAAGGTTTAACTGCCCGCCGGAGGTCGTTCTGGTAACCTTGATGAGAAGCTATACCAGCCCCTGA
- a CDS encoding IS3 family transposase (programmed frameshift) → MGKIRKNYSASFKAKVALEAIKMDKTISQLSSEYGVHSNQINQWRKRLLEELPDIFSKKRQKKEKDAEEFQAELYQQIGQLKVELDWLKKKLNCSIDIKRQCIDPNHSLVPIVRQCDLVRQCDLLGINRSTYYYQSCKNESYNLALMRLIDEEYTRYPFYGVEKMTAILKRQGHTVNPKRIRRLMRLMGLEAIYPKPNLSKALKEHKIYPYLLRGVSINQVDQVWSTDITYIRLNSGFIYLVAVIDWFSRYVLSYEFSTTLDKGFCIKALQGALKVAKPKIFNTDQGSQFTSDAFTCVLKKAWVKISMDGRGRALDNIFVERLWRTVKYERVYIHNYETVREAIQDIGEYFGFYNTERLHQSLDYQDPCRDIFW, encoded by the exons ATGGGTAAAATTCGAAAAAATTACAGCGCATCATTCAAAGCTAAAGTAGCTCTTGAAGCGATCAAAATGGACAAAACGATTTCCCAACTATCCAGTGAATATGGAGTTCATTCAAATCAAATAAATCAATGGCGAAAGCGTCTATTAGAAGAATTGCCCGATATATTTTCAAAAAAGCGTCAAAAAAAAGAAAAAGACGCTGAAGAATTCCAGGCGGAGCTTTACCAGCAAATAGGCCAATTAAAGGTCGAGTTGGATTGGCTAAAAAAAAAA CTAAACTGCTCAATTGATATAAAGCGTCAATGCATCGACCCGAATCATTCTTTGGTACCTATAGTGCGCCAGTGTGATCTAGTGCGCCAGTGTGATCTTTTGGGGATAAACAGATCGACTTATTACTATCAATCCTGCAAAAATGAGAGCTATAATCTGGCTCTAATGCGATTAATAGACGAAGAATATACCAGATATCCGTTCTACGGTGTTGAGAAAATGACAGCAATATTAAAGCGACAAGGGCATACTGTCAATCCCAAACGCATAAGACGTTTGATGCGGCTTATGGGACTTGAAGCGATATATCCAAAACCGAATCTGAGCAAGGCATTAAAAGAGCATAAAATTTATCCATATCTGCTACGAGGCGTTTCCATTAATCAAGTTGACCAGGTATGGTCAACGGACATTACCTATATCCGTTTGAATTCAGGTTTTATCTATCTTGTAGCAGTGATAGACTGGTTCAGTCGGTATGTCCTGAGCTACGAATTTTCAACCACACTGGACAAGGGATTTTGTATAAAAGCCTTACAGGGTGCCTTAAAAGTTGCAAAACCCAAGATCTTTAACACGGATCAAGGCAGTCAGTTTACCAGCGATGCTTTTACCTGCGTTTTAAAAAAAGCCTGGGTAAAGATCAGCATGGACGGCCGGGGCCGTGCTCTGGATAACATCTTCGTAGAGCGCCTATGGCGTACCGTGAAATATGAACGTGTTTATATCCACAACTATGAAACCGTCAGGGAGGCTATCCAAGACATTGGAGAATATTTTGGCTTTTACAATACTGAACGACTCCATCAATCTTTGGATTACCAAGACCCCTGCAGAGATATATTTTGGTAA
- a CDS encoding cytidylate kinase-like family protein: protein MAVITISRQGGAGGVSVGNPLAKKLGYALIDEEIINMVAKDARVTSHWVRSIEKDAGGLIHRMIDGLISGKYIDRLTGDKKGYIDEKVYIETLYKVMPRIAEEDNCIILGRGGQYILKNFENVYHVLLAADKQDRINFMVEHHDFLPTNAKNIVEQFDIRRNRLYRKMGEVDYDKPELYHLVINTSKLSLERAADIIADLVK from the coding sequence ATGGCGGTTATAACAATATCCAGACAGGGTGGTGCAGGCGGCGTAAGCGTGGGCAATCCTTTAGCCAAAAAACTTGGATATGCTCTAATTGACGAAGAGATTATTAATATGGTGGCGAAGGATGCCAGGGTTACATCCCATTGGGTCAGGTCTATCGAAAAAGATGCCGGAGGTCTTATACACAGAATGATCGATGGACTGATTTCAGGAAAATATATCGATCGTCTAACTGGTGATAAGAAAGGTTATATTGATGAAAAAGTATACATAGAAACCCTTTACAAAGTTATGCCTCGTATTGCAGAAGAGGATAATTGTATTATCCTGGGCAGGGGAGGACAATATATCTTAAAGAATTTTGAAAATGTCTATCATGTGCTGCTTGCCGCCGACAAACAGGATCGAATAAATTTTATGGTGGAGCATCATGATTTTTTGCCTACTAATGCAAAAAATATAGTGGAGCAATTTGATATAAGAAGGAACAGGCTTTACCGCAAAATGGGAGAGGTGGACTATGACAAGCCGGAACTTTATCATTTAGTTATTAATACTAGCAAGCTGAGTCTGGAAAGAGCGGCCGATATTATAGCCGATTTAGTAAAATAA
- a CDS encoding PEP/pyruvate-binding domain-containing protein, with product MSKLHKDLFDDSDLSFNVFHDLMSKRIREILLVSSPYDAFIMEEDGRIAERIIHEYRGLNLSRPPKLTWVSTAAEAMDILSRKKFHLVIIMPRINDMDPFILGKMIKQQFPDLFVYLLEHNAGNLLTNQLYPDHKYIDKMFVWYGNADLLLSIIKSIEDQLNVVNDTQKARIRVIIYVEDSPIYCSSILPRLYRELVMQTQDVMEGSINDAHRNLMMRARPRILVAENFEEAVELYHKFKPYLLSVLSDVRFQRNGILDDQAGFILLDMIRKDSPGMPVLVFSSEESNRQRAMEIPAIFINKHSQSLHIDIRSFFINYLAFGDFIFRMPDGKEVARASSLREMEKIIPDIPDESIDYHARRNHFSTWLMARSEIELASRLRYINVDAFSSAQEIKKYLVDCCRERRIRRQKGVVTDFAGDGFDADVDFTRIGKGSLGGKARGLAFMSNLLNKETGPAEKFPDVKIGIPKTLVITTAGFDSFMEQNGSRILPDNRPSDAPGEDADIVERFMQSNFPKNLRSDLKIFLSRAKYPLAVRSSSLLEDAQYMPCAGIYKTYMIPNNNPDLLVRVDQLVKAIKLVYASTYLATPRAAAGRGMYRTEEEKMAVIIQQVTGSRYGDYFYPAVSGLAQSYNYYTVSYMKPEEGIVHIAFGLGKTVVEGGAALRFCPKYPRFLPQFSTVDDILQNSQRRFFALRMDGFPHDFGKLNISGTESGDTSTLLQLDINDIQDDFIQQTPLKMIASTYLPDDHKIRDTIQASGQRLLTFAGMLKYNAFPLSEILTEILKIGQKGMGCPVEIEFAVNIPPENDRKAKPEFDLLQIRPMSLSSQSEKVEITGAEISEAVCLSDSALGNGTFNDIYDILFVKQDSFDPSRTRDISAEISSMNKSLMRLNRPYLLIGPGRWGSADKWLGIPVTWHDISGVGVIIETSTEKLQADPSQGTHFFHNITSLGIGYLTVLQDKTSFLGLDWLNGLPVEKETGFLRHARLKTPLLIKIDGNGSRAVVLSDGLIL from the coding sequence ATGTCCAAATTACATAAAGATCTATTTGATGATTCGGACCTTTCGTTTAATGTGTTTCATGATCTGATGTCAAAACGGATCAGGGAAATCCTTCTTGTTTCCAGCCCCTATGACGCATTTATTATGGAAGAGGATGGCCGTATAGCCGAAAGGATTATTCATGAATATCGCGGCTTGAACCTCAGCAGGCCGCCAAAACTCACCTGGGTCTCTACCGCCGCAGAAGCTATGGATATTCTTTCCAGGAAGAAATTTCATCTTGTAATTATCATGCCCCGCATCAATGATATGGATCCTTTTATCCTGGGTAAAATGATCAAACAGCAATTCCCGGATCTTTTCGTCTATCTTCTTGAACATAATGCGGGCAATCTGCTTACCAATCAATTATACCCTGATCATAAATATATAGACAAGATGTTTGTATGGTATGGGAATGCCGATCTTCTTTTATCAATCATAAAGAGCATTGAAGATCAGTTGAATGTTGTTAATGATACACAGAAAGCAAGGATAAGAGTCATTATTTATGTGGAGGACTCCCCCATATACTGTTCATCCATACTTCCGCGGCTTTACCGGGAGTTGGTTATGCAGACCCAGGACGTAATGGAAGGATCCATCAATGATGCCCATCGTAATCTCATGATGAGGGCCAGACCCAGGATACTGGTTGCGGAAAATTTTGAAGAAGCTGTGGAGCTTTACCATAAGTTCAAGCCATACCTGCTGAGCGTGCTGTCGGATGTCCGTTTTCAGCGCAACGGGATACTTGATGACCAGGCCGGTTTCATTCTTCTGGACATGATCAGGAAGGATTCTCCGGGAATGCCGGTTCTGGTTTTCAGTTCGGAAGAGTCCAACAGGCAAAGAGCTATGGAGATTCCGGCTATTTTCATTAACAAACATTCCCAATCACTGCATATTGATATCAGGTCGTTTTTTATTAATTACCTTGCTTTTGGTGATTTTATCTTCAGGATGCCTGACGGAAAAGAGGTTGCCAGGGCATCAAGCCTCAGGGAGATGGAAAAAATTATACCTGATATTCCTGATGAATCTATCGATTATCATGCCAGGCGAAATCATTTTTCAACATGGCTGATGGCCCGTTCTGAAATAGAGCTTGCTTCAAGGTTACGATATATCAATGTCGATGCTTTTTCGAGCGCCCAGGAAATAAAAAAGTACCTTGTCGACTGTTGCAGGGAAAGGCGCATAAGACGTCAAAAAGGTGTGGTAACCGATTTTGCGGGGGATGGCTTTGATGCTGATGTGGATTTTACCAGGATAGGCAAGGGATCCCTGGGCGGCAAGGCCAGGGGGCTGGCTTTTATGTCGAATCTTCTGAATAAAGAGACCGGGCCGGCAGAAAAATTTCCGGATGTCAAGATCGGCATTCCTAAAACCCTGGTTATTACAACAGCAGGTTTTGATTCCTTTATGGAGCAAAACGGTTCCCGTATTTTGCCCGACAATCGGCCGTCTGATGCTCCCGGTGAAGATGCCGACATTGTGGAACGGTTCATGCAATCGAATTTTCCGAAAAACCTTCGCTCTGATCTCAAAATTTTTTTATCCCGGGCAAAATATCCCCTGGCCGTAAGGTCTTCCAGCCTTTTGGAGGATGCGCAGTATATGCCCTGTGCTGGAATCTATAAAACATACATGATCCCCAACAACAACCCTGACCTCCTTGTCAGGGTTGATCAACTTGTAAAGGCAATCAAGCTGGTTTATGCCTCAACATACCTGGCAACTCCAAGGGCCGCCGCCGGGAGGGGTATGTATAGAACCGAAGAGGAAAAGATGGCCGTAATCATTCAGCAGGTAACCGGGTCAAGGTACGGGGACTATTTCTATCCTGCTGTTTCAGGGCTGGCGCAGTCCTATAACTATTATACCGTATCTTATATGAAGCCTGAAGAGGGTATCGTGCATATTGCTTTCGGGCTTGGCAAAACTGTTGTAGAAGGCGGCGCAGCGCTCCGTTTTTGCCCTAAATATCCTCGTTTTTTGCCTCAATTTTCAACAGTGGACGACATATTGCAAAATTCCCAGCGCCGCTTCTTTGCCCTGAGGATGGATGGTTTTCCCCATGACTTCGGTAAATTAAATATATCAGGAACCGAATCCGGCGATACTTCCACGCTTTTACAACTCGATATAAACGATATTCAGGATGATTTTATTCAACAAACCCCTTTAAAAATGATTGCCAGCACATATTTACCGGACGATCACAAGATCAGGGATACAATTCAAGCTTCGGGGCAAAGATTATTGACATTTGCGGGAATGCTCAAATACAACGCGTTCCCCCTGTCGGAGATTCTTACGGAAATTTTAAAAATCGGCCAAAAAGGTATGGGCTGCCCGGTTGAGATAGAATTTGCAGTTAACATCCCGCCTGAAAACGACCGGAAGGCAAAGCCTGAATTCGACCTACTTCAAATAAGACCCATGAGTCTTAGTAGTCAGAGTGAAAAGGTCGAAATAACCGGCGCTGAAATATCGGAAGCTGTATGTTTGTCCGACAGTGCGCTGGGTAACGGCACATTTAATGATATCTACGATATTCTTTTTGTAAAGCAGGACAGCTTCGACCCCTCCCGTACTCGTGATATATCGGCAGAGATCAGCAGTATGAACAAAAGCCTGATGCGGCTGAACAGACCCTATCTCCTCATAGGCCCCGGGAGATGGGGTTCGGCGGACAAATGGCTCGGGATACCCGTAACCTGGCATGATATCTCAGGAGTCGGAGTAATCATCGAAACATCAACCGAAAAGCTGCAGGCGGATCCGTCCCAGGGAACTCATTTTTTTCATAACATAACATCTCTCGGGATCGGCTATCTAACCGTATTACAGGATAAAACCAGTTTTTTGGGCCTTGACTGGCTGAATGGGCTGCCGGTTGAAAAGGAAACCGGTTTTTTAAGACATGCGCGTCTTAAAACACCTCTTTTAATCAAGATAGACGGCAATGGATCACGCGCTGTTGTTTTATCTGACGGTCTCATTCTGTGA
- the gdhA gene encoding NADP-specific glutamate dehydrogenase has protein sequence MDNIIEIIKARDAHEREFHQAVTEVMESVQPVMEMNPEYRHARILERITEPERVVMFRVPWMDDRGEIHVNRGFRVEMNSAIGPYKGGLRFHPSVSLSILKFLAFEQIFKNALTTLPMGGGKGGSDFDPKGKSDAEVMRFCQSFMSELFRHIGHNTDIPAGDIGVGAREIGFLFGMYKKLSNEFTGILTGKSINWGGSLIRPEATGYGCVYFAAEMLTTKNTTIEGKTCLVSGSGNVAQFTVEKIITLGGKVLILSDSSGYIFDESGIDEKKLAFVKRLKNLKRGRIKEYADKFPGAVYTPADYEKDHNPLWNHKADCAFPCATENELDGPAAGNLVKNGVTLVCEGANMPTTPEGINILLDNKILYAPGKASNAGGVAVSGLEMAQNSMRIGWPAREVEDRLKIIMKSIHKTCLDTAEQYGTPGNYMNGANMAGFIKVAEAMLDQGLV, from the coding sequence ATGGACAACATCATAGAAATCATCAAAGCCAGGGATGCGCATGAGAGAGAATTTCATCAAGCTGTTACAGAAGTGATGGAATCTGTGCAGCCGGTGATGGAGATGAACCCTGAATACCGGCATGCCCGGATACTTGAAAGAATCACCGAGCCGGAACGTGTGGTTATGTTTCGGGTGCCGTGGATGGATGACAGGGGCGAAATTCATGTAAACCGGGGCTTCAGGGTGGAGATGAACAGCGCCATCGGCCCCTACAAAGGAGGGCTGCGGTTCCATCCTTCGGTAAGCCTGTCGATTCTGAAGTTTCTCGCTTTTGAACAGATTTTTAAAAATGCCTTAACCACTCTGCCGATGGGAGGTGGGAAGGGCGGCTCCGACTTTGATCCAAAAGGCAAGTCGGATGCCGAAGTTATGCGGTTTTGTCAGAGTTTTATGAGTGAGCTGTTTCGCCACATAGGGCATAATACGGACATACCGGCCGGGGATATCGGTGTGGGTGCCAGGGAAATCGGATTCCTGTTCGGAATGTACAAAAAGCTTAGTAATGAATTTACCGGTATTCTTACAGGCAAAAGCATAAACTGGGGCGGAAGCCTGATCCGTCCTGAAGCCACAGGATACGGATGCGTTTACTTTGCCGCGGAAATGCTGACCACAAAAAATACTACCATAGAAGGAAAAACCTGCCTTGTTTCAGGGTCCGGGAATGTGGCCCAGTTTACTGTGGAGAAGATCATCACCCTGGGAGGAAAAGTACTAATACTTTCCGATTCATCCGGATATATTTTTGATGAAAGCGGAATTGATGAAAAAAAACTCGCTTTTGTTAAAAGGCTTAAAAATTTAAAACGAGGCCGGATAAAGGAATATGCGGATAAATTTCCCGGAGCTGTTTACACGCCTGCTGATTATGAAAAAGACCATAACCCCCTTTGGAACCATAAAGCTGACTGCGCTTTTCCCTGTGCCACCGAAAATGAACTTGACGGCCCGGCCGCGGGCAATCTTGTTAAAAACGGCGTAACCCTGGTGTGTGAAGGAGCGAATATGCCGACCACGCCCGAAGGAATAAATATCCTGCTCGACAACAAAATCCTTTATGCTCCCGGCAAGGCCTCCAATGCCGGAGGGGTGGCGGTTTCCGGCCTTGAAATGGCCCAGAACAGCATGCGCATCGGCTGGCCCGCCCGGGAGGTTGAAGATCGACTGAAAATTATCATGAAAAGCATTCACAAGACTTGCCTTGATACCGCCGAACAGTACGGAACACCCGGCAATTATATGAACGGCGCAAATATGGCGGGATTTATAAAAGTGGCTGAAGCCATGCTTGATCAGGGGCTGGTATAG